GGGAGCTTTGACAGTGCTCTGACTGGATTGTGTTTCACTGTCGTCTAGTGTGATAAGTTATCACCTTAACAGTTCCGCTTTAGATCCTGCTTGAACCATGAAATAAAAGACCCTCTTTAGTATTCATTCtgagctgctgctctgtgcttACACCTGTCTCCAGTAATGCAGTGTCACAGCCAGACTCAACAGCAtatagggttttttttattctcaagAAAACTGTAATAGTCTtgatttttctcatttcatcTCACACTTGATGCTCTGTAAGTTTaggaaaatatttcattcaaCATGTGTCTTTGCATCAGCACATGAGTGATTTCATAAGTGTAACACACATTTCTAATGGTTAAGTCACTACAGAAGTCTTCCATTTCTACTCAGAagtgttgtttgtgttcttatttttttgccccccccccgttcttttacagttttctcTGTGAGATGCGATGATTGTGCAGGTTCTGGACTCACCATGCCCCTCTCCGGCGATGAACCCATCTGCCCCAAGTTCCAGCCCAACATCTTTGACCCCTCCCGCTGCCACGACTGCCTGCGCCAGAGGCACCTGCACGCCGGCGCAGGGGAGAGCACCGAGACAGCACCACAGCAGAAATCCACAGCAGAGACTGAAACTGGGACTGCCACTGGAATTGACATTGGGATTGGATCAGGCAAAGGAGCGTTGTTAACACCGATCACATCccagacagaggaaagagacacCAGCAGCAAGGTAAGGGAGAAGAGAGGGCCagaaaggaagagggagggagatgaaCAGAGCAGCCAGGTAACAGGGTAGAGATAGGAACAAGAGCAGAATATGTGCTGAGTGATGGAATTAGCTGGACCtgtagaaagacagaaaggtgaGAGCATTAGAGGTCACAGGTGAAGTCAGCAAAAGACACTGAGGTCAGATGTTAAGTCAAGGGAAACTGCATGAGTTGCTACTGTATTGCTTGACTCAGCATTTATCTTGTAGATCAGAAATGCTGCACAAACTTTCATGATATCATTTGGAATACAAAAGAATCTATTCAAGTAGGTATTTTCCTGGGCAAAAGAACTGCTCACTTGTCCCAaaagtcagtgtttctgtggGTGAGTGAAGAAATCACAAAGCGCCTTCCAGTTTAATGCCGTcaacatgtaaacaaagttaGTGAGATCATGTGTGAGTCTTTGCTGCTTGTGAGTAAATTAAGAAAAGGTCAGAGGCAGGGAAGGAGGAGCAGGGCGGCAGCAGTGGCTCCTATTATAAATTAATGAAGTTGGATCACTTACTGCCCTCTTGGGAATCACTTGTAATATTAGACATTTGGACAACGTACAGAAAGGATGGGGATAAGTCTGTACTGTATTAAAACTGTGACAACTGTTCTGCTTTCTATTTATCCTGCTTCCATGACATGACTGCAGCTGTCTCTACTGTGATTTATCTCAGTATGTTGAATTGTACCACTATAGTTCCTTAATAATAATACCTTACCTATAGTTTCCTGGAAGTTGTAGGGGTCAGTCCCAATTTCTGACATTTACAGACAGTTTTAGATTCTTTTTAAGACAATCTATTTCAAGAGAAGGGTttatggcaagaaaaaaagtgatgaaatattaatgaggaAAAGCCATGAGACAGGTCGAGTTACAGAGGTGTAACCCTAATCGAACAGCAGAccgaacatgtgtgtgtgtcagagaggacagaggggacAGACACTATTCAGCTAACCCTCTACTTAAGGAGATGGAGCCAGAGAGAAGGATCTAGGATTTTTATGTATGTGCTTTCTTACACTGATGTAAAGTCAGTGTGTATTTTCAGTGAACCTATATGCTGAAAAAGTTATTTGTCAGAGGTGTCGtgtcatatttaaatttttttaagcATTGCCTTTGTTTAGAGGTACAGTCATCGTCAAGAGCGACATCAGTGCCTCTTCCTCTGTGACTTGGAGAGAAATGGAGTTTGCTGCGACGTTGTGATTGGCCTGTGTCTTACCTTGTCATCCTATCAGGAGGATTCTGACTGTCTGTCGGTGGTGAGCAGCTACTGTGATGTCAGTGGAGGCCGTCTGGGTTATGAGGAGAGCTCTTTGTGCATCCTGAGCCCCGACTGTGAGCTTTATATCTGTGACGGCGACGACGACGACAGCACTGACAGGTAGGCGTACTGGATGGTGATAATAAGCCATTTAGGAGAGCTAGAAAGTGGAATTGTAGACTTTCATATGTAATTTTGGTGTTTTAGTGAGCTAGATTGTCACCACAGTACTGtataatcatttaaaaacacagactaaGTGTGTAGTCTGTAGTGTGTCATCTATTCTGAGTCTCACCAGTTCTGTTCACTATGTTCTCTGACCTACAATTTTCATGTTGCATGATGCACTTGCAATACTACTCTATGAAATTCATATTATACAGATTTAATTGTTCTCTATCTTCCTTCTTTTGCCTCTTacttctctcccctcctcccttgCCCTCCCCTCTCTCAATCTCTCACCTTTCCATCCCTACTCTTGTCATTCTTCTTCCATCTCCTCTTCCATGTAGCTGTCGTGACCACAGTGACTACCAAGAATTCAGTGGCTCCGTCAGTGCTGAGGACGAATACCTGCCGATCCGTCGCCGTTCAACCAAACTCAGCATGACCCGGCTCGACCCTCCACCCCATCGGCCCAACCCTCGGGCCTGGATGGACGAATCTCGGAACAGAGACAGATTCAGTAGTCAGTGAAAGCTGACCTAGTATATTGTTGCTGTTTCATTAATTTCTGGGCAGATAGGATACATTAGAAAGAGTTGGAAAAGATACACGACTTTGTAGAAGCATAGTAAGAAGAAATGAAAGAGCATCATCTGATCTCTTCCTTGAACACATGTAGCTCTAAGTATGAGTTCTGTGCACCGAGCCTTCAGTAAACCTATGACTTTACCAATCCATATCCAGTTACAGCCAAAGGTGTTCTTTACTTGGCAATACTGTTTGATGTCACCAGCTGAGGTGTCCCAGAGCaattatacaatacaatatagcTCAGTTTGTGTCAGGAAACTTCTGGTAGTTGCTCACTAGTTGAACTTTGATGTGTGCATCTCTTATTTCTGTTATCCCTCCTTCTTTCTATTTCTGTCACACTGTATgacttctcttttcttccagggtcaaaagaagacagagagaagcgTGAAAGTGGCTACTTCTCCCTGGGGAGGGCAGCGGGTGCCCGTTCACTCCATGATAACAACCCGCCTGCTATTTTCCGCCATTTTGAGAGAGGACATCCCATCTTCAGCAGCAGAAACGTAGAGCCCAAAGACACCGTCCCCTTCAGAAACCCCAATCTTGGCGTGGCCTCTGAAAGGCAGATACTGGAGGCTCTAAATGAGGATCTGTCAGTGGAAATCCCGCCTCCTGACCCCTATGAAATTGCCGTTGAGGTTGAGGCACAAGTTGGCCCCCGCTCTCCGAGTCCTACTCCTTTTAAGATAGCGGAGTCGCTGGCCTCAACTGGGCGAAAAGGTTTCAGCAGCTCATATGGCCGGGGAAACCCTTCTTCTTACATCTCTTCCTATCAACAGTCAGGACATTTTGATTCCTCAAGGCAAGGCTCAGCTCTGCAATCTCGCTCTTCTTCTCCCTCACGTGGAAACTTACCATTCAGACGCAGCGAGTCCACTGCTTCCCTTAGCAAGCATAACTTTGATGGTGGAGGGTGGTCTCGAGGGATGGAGCCAGGATCCAGAAACTCCTTGCAAAGCACACATGGGCAACGTGTTGAGTCAGGAACTCTGCCAAGAAACTTTAAATCATTTGCTAGTTCAGTCAAATCCCAGCCCAGCACCATTACTGATTTTAGGAGTGCTTTGAGGAAAACGGAAGTAAGTGGGTCTTTGAGTGGCCGGGGTCGAGACAGCAGAAGCTCATCTCCTTCAAGGAGGGACTTTAACCCTTCAGGCCAAATGTCTCTTCGCAAAACTGAAATCCCCAGCAGTTCATCTAATGGACGTGGGCGCGACAGTCGTACTTTGTCTCCGTGTAGGAGAACTTCTACCAGTCTGCGTGACAGTCACAGTTCCTCACCACCAAGGAGATGTTACAGCTCGTCTAGCCAATCCCTCCTTTGTAAATCTGAATCAATTATGTCTTTAAGCGGACGTAGTCACCATGGACGCTGTGGCTCCCCCATAAGAGAAGGCTATGATATTGAAAGCCAGGCTCAGCTACGTAACCCAACAGCTAGGAATGGAGGGAATGACCAAGAGCATGAAAGCCCCACAGTGTCTCCATCCAGACGAGGTTATGACACAAGTCAATCTGTGCTCCGTAAGACTGAATCAAGCCCTGTCGGTGGCAGTCGAGGTCGTGACAGCCGTTGTTCCTCTCCTGGAAGGAGAGGCTATGAAATCCCTACTCAGTATCAACTTAGGAAAACAGACACCAGTGGTTCATTACATGGCCGTAGTCGTGAAAGTCGTAACTCCTCCCCTTCCAGGAGAAGCTATGAAGCTCCTTCTCAGTCTCTGCTGCGCAAGTCTGAAGTAAACAGTTCTGTCAGAAATTGTGATAGCCACAGTTTGTTGCCTTCAAGGAAAAGCTATGATGCTCCTGACCAGCGCTCACTGCGGAAAACAGAAACTAGCAGCTCCCTTAATAGCAAGAATCACAACAGCCGCAACTCCTCTCCCTCTAGAAAAGGCAACAGTGACCGTCCAGGCTACTCAATCCTGAGAAATGCCACTAATGGAGATTCCAGCCATTCCTTTCAGAGAAAAAACACTTACCACGACTCAAAATCTGACTCCAACCGCTCACCATGTTCCTGGCGGGAATTGACTCATTCCCTCCGCAGCTCCTCGTTATCTCATGCTGCTGCACCCTCTAGACAGACCACAAATGGCAGCAGAACAGTTTTCATCACCTTGGAAACACCCAGTAGCCCCACCAGCATCAGATCTGGAGTTGGTAGACATGGCCAAGAGGATCGCTGCTCCTTGCCTAATGACAAGAGGCCCTCCCAACGCGCACGGAGCTCTTCTCCTTCACCTCAGATTCAATTGCGGAGGCACACCTCCTCCCAGAGCTCCATGGAGTCCTCAGAGTCAGGCCAACTGTCGGTGGTGTCCACAGGACGGAACAGGGAGGAGTATGCCATGATGGCTGACGTGCCGAAGGTCAAAATGATCCA
This genomic interval from Siniperca chuatsi isolate FFG_IHB_CAS linkage group LG21, ASM2008510v1, whole genome shotgun sequence contains the following:
- the LOC122868596 gene encoding serine/arginine repetitive matrix protein 2-like isoform X1, with protein sequence MPLSGDEPICPKFQPNIFDPSRCHDCLRQRHLHAGAGESTETAPQQKSTAETETGTATGIDIGIGSGKGALLTPITSQTEERDTSSKEDSDCLSVVSSYCDVSGGRLGYEESSLCILSPDCELYICDGDDDDSTDSCRDHSDYQEFSGSVSAEDEYLPIRRRSTKLSMTRLDPPPHRPNPRAWMDESRNRDRFSRSKEDREKRESGYFSLGRAAGARSLHDNNPPAIFRHFERGHPIFSSRNVEPKDTVPFRNPNLGVASERQILEALNEDLSVEIPPPDPYEIAVEVEAQVGPRSPSPTPFKIAESLASTGRKGFSSSYGRGNPSSYISSYQQSGHFDSSRQGSALQSRSSSPSRGNLPFRRSESTASLSKHNFDGGGWSRGMEPGSRNSLQSTHGQRVESGTLPRNFKSFASSVKSQPSTITDFRSALRKTEVSGSLSGRGRDSRSSSPSRRDFNPSGQMSLRKTEIPSSSSNGRGRDSRTLSPCRRTSTSLRDSHSSSPPRRCYSSSSQSLLCKSESIMSLSGRSHHGRCGSPIREGYDIESQAQLRNPTARNGGNDQEHESPTVSPSRRGYDTSQSVLRKTESSPVGGSRGRDSRCSSPGRRGYEIPTQYQLRKTDTSGSLHGRSRESRNSSPSRRSYEAPSQSLLRKSEVNSSVRNCDSHSLLPSRKSYDAPDQRSLRKTETSSSLNSKNHNSRNSSPSRKGNSDRPGYSILRNATNGDSSHSFQRKNTYHDSKSDSNRSPCSWRELTHSLRSSSLSHAAAPSRQTTNGSRTVFITLETPSSPTSIRSGVGRHGQEDRCSLPNDKRPSQRARSSSPSPQIQLRRHTSSQSSMESSESGQLSVVSTGRNREEYAMMADVPKVKMIHQREEPGHMGRLQNQQPSRRQELFKPASHSLSKHPSREWEDTGDTERDWHYGGSGYLSRAHSSTSLQRSGSPTADESSSWKGNHHRSEQMQPDLLNFKKGWMSKLGESGEWKKHWFVLTDAGLKYYRDSSAEEKDDLDGEIDLKSCVKVSEFDVEKNYGFQIQTREAAFTLSAMTAGIRRNWIEVLKKCVQPSSSPDLTQLPDSSSDKENSHSRLQLSSRRPSSRHGDIQSEVPTSVPPAQHRFDYVELSPVPASSSPLPASQREAGEGQGREHSQWQEERNTSSQWEAVLSRKGTGMGSNQRLHPEDEIEKKWAEFERMPLKEMSSLPPVGSRSSSQSANEALQREVASLRQQLEQLQEGGGGGRGGGGVKGGCGPEYPCGRSLGAMERAHRQVLEELQRQHDRQIKELETEKDRLLLEGTQDTARVMEALKKKHKEELEREVERVKRLSSGVLDSQTLRAHQQTENQALQRELAGLSERYSQKCLELNRAEQNNAEREREISRKERDMEQLRKENQDLKARLTEEISRMRSTITDQGSEDNKDGTPCELQVLLRVKENEIEYLHKEISCLRNELQFLNTEKRLACERYTEMHEELSGVKGRSEREIQSLKEHLRLAMAALQEGQKLGNSLDH
- the LOC122868596 gene encoding serine/arginine repetitive matrix protein 2-like isoform X2 gives rise to the protein MPLSGDEPICPKFQPNIFDPSRCHDCLRQRHLHAGAGESTETAPQQKSTAETETGTATGIDIGIGSGKGALLTPITSQTEERDTSSKEDSDCLSVVSSYCDVSGGRLGYEESSLCILSPDCELYICDGDDDDSTDSCRDHSDYQEFSGSVSAEDEYLPIRRRSTKLSMTRLDPPPHRPNPRAWMDESRNRDRFSRSKEDREKRESGYFSLGRAAGARSLHDNNPPAIFRHFERGHPIFSSRNVEPKDTVPFRNPNLGVASERQILEALNEDLSVEIPPPDPYEIAVEVEAQVGPRSPSPTPFKIAESLASTGRKGFSSSYGRGNPSSYISSYQQSGHFDSSRQGSALQSRSSSPSRGNLPFRRSESTASLSKHNFDGGGWSRGMEPGSRNSLQSTHGQRVESGTLPRNFKSFASSVKSQPSTITDFRSALRKTEVSGSLSGRGRDSRSSSPSRRDFNPSGQMSLRKTEIPSSSSNGRGRDSRTLSPCRRTSTSLRDSHSSSPPRRCYSSSSQSLLCKSESIMSLSGRSHHGRCGSPIREGYDIESQAQLRNPTARNGGNDQEHESPTVSPSRRGYDTSQSVLRKTESSPVGGSRGRDSRCSSPGRRGYEIPTQYQLRKTDTSGSLHGRSRESRNSSPSRRSYEAPSQSLLRKSEVNSSVRNCDSHSLLPSRKSYDAPDQRSLRKTETSSSLNSKNHNSRNSSPSRKGNSDRPGYSILRNATNGDSSHSFQRKNTYHDSKSDSNRSPCSWRELTHSLRSSSLSHAAAPSRQTTNGSRTVFITLETPSSPTSIRSGVGRHGQEDRCSLPNDKRPSQRARSSSPSPQIQLRRHTSSQSSMESSESGQLSVVSTGRNREEYAMMADVPKVKMIHQREEPGHMGRLQNQQPSRRQELFKPASHSLSKHPSREWEDTGDTERDWHYGGSGYLSRAHSSTSLQRSGSPTADESSSWKGNHHRSEQMQPDLLNFKKGWMSKLGESGEWKKHWFVLTDAGLKYYRDSSAEEKDDLDGEIDLKSCVKVSEFDVEKNYGFQIQTREAAFTLSAMTAGIRRNWIEVLKKCVQPSSSPDLTQLPDSSSDKENSHSRLQLSSRRPSSRHGDIQSEVPTSVPPAQHRFDYVELSPVPASSSPLPASQREAGEGQGREHSQWQEERNTSSQWEAVLSRKGTGMGSNQRLHPEDEIEKKWAEFERMPLKEMSSLPPVGSRSSSQSANEALQRWRH